CGCACCGATGGCGCGCATCAGGCCGATCTCGCGGGTGCGCTGGGCGACCAGCATCGAGAAGGTGTTGACGATGAGGAAGACGCCGACCAGGACGGCGACTCCGGCGAAGCCGAGCATCGCGTACTTCATGATGTCGAGGAAGCCGCTGACTTCCTCCCGGCCCGCGTCCGCCGCCTCGGCCTGTGTCTGGAACGTGTACGGGCCCTCGGCGGCGGCGGCGACGTTCTCCTTCAGCCGCTCGTGGCTCACCCCGGGTTCGGCGGTGACCGCGATATGGGTGAACCGCCCCGTCCCGCCGAGGAGTTCGCGCTGGGCGGTGGCGGTGTCGAAGTAGACGACGGCAGCTCCGGGGTTGGTGACCTTGAAGGAGGCTATGCCGGAGATCGTCGCCGTGAAGTCGCCGGTGACGGCGATGGTGCGCAGCCTGTCGCCGATCTTCAGGCTGTGCTTCGCGGCGGTGTCGGCGTCGACCATGACGTCGGTGGGCCCGCGAGGGGCGCGGCCGGAGGTGATCTCCATCGAGCGCAGGTCGCCGCGCGTCCAGTTGCCGGCGATCGTGGGGGCTCCGTTGCTGGAGCCCATGTTCTTGTTGCGGGCGTCGACGACGGTGACGCTCAGGGAGACGACGGCGCCCTCGGCGGACTTCACGCCCTCGGCCTTCTCCACGGCCGGCAGGAGCGAGGCGGGCAGGGTCTCGGGGCGGCCGCTTTCCGGGGTCGCGTCGTCGGTCCCGGTCTTCTCGGGGGTGACGGTGACATCGGCGGCGGTGACCGCGAACAGCTTGTCGAACGTGGTGTTCATCGTGTCGCTGAACACCAGGGTGCCGGACACGAACGCCACGGACAGCAGGACGGCGACGGCGGACAGCGCCATGCGTCCCTTGTGCGCGAGGAGGTTGCGCAGCGAGGTTCTCAGCACCGTCACGAGGTCCGTCCCCGGGCGTCGAAGTCCTTCATGCGGTCGAGGACCTGCTCGGCGGTCGGGTCGAGCATCTCGTCGACGATCCGGCCGTCGGCCAGGTACAGGACGCGGTCGGCGTAGGAGGCGGCGACGGGGTCGTGGGTGACCATGACGATGGTCTGGGCGAGCTCGTCGACGGACCGGCGCAGGAAGCCCAGGACCTCGGCGCCGGAGCGGGAGTCCAGGTTCCCGGTCGGCTCGTCGCCGAAGATGATGTCGGGCCGGGCGGCGAGGGCGCGGGCCACGGCGACGCGCTGCTGCTGGCCGCCCGACAGCTGGCTGGGGCGGTGCTTCAGCCGGTCGGCGAGCCCGACGGTCTCCACCACCCGGTTCAGCCAGGCGGTGTCCGGCGTCCGGCCCGCGATGTCCATGGGGAGCGTGATGTTCTCCAGGGCGTTCAGTGTGGGCAGCAGGTTGAACGCCTGGAAGATGAAGCCGATCCGGTCGCGGCGGAGCCGGGTGAGCTTCCCGTCCTTCAGCCGGGTGATCTCGGTCTCGTCGAGGTGGATCTCGCCCGAGGTGACGGTGTCGAGTCCGGCGAGGCAGTGCATCAGCGTGGACTTGCCGGAGCCCGACGGGCCCATGATCGCGGTGAACTGCCCCCGCATGATGTCCACGTCGACGTGGTCGAGCGCGACGACCCGCGTCTCGCCGGAGCCGTACGCCTTCACCACCTGGCGCGCCCGGGCCGCGACGGCCGTACGCCCTCCGGTATCCCCGTGCCCGGGAATGGTCACAGCCGTTGTCACGGTAAGTCTCCGATCTCGGTGAACGGTCAGCCCCGAGCGCGCCACTCGCGGTACGGGTGTGCATGGCGGAACGGCCCCGGCGCGCCGGCGCGGGGCCGAGTTCCCGGCCGAGGTCCTCCCCCCTCGCGGCGGCCCGGGGGGCCGTGCCGCCGACGTGAGTCCACGGTAGGGAAGGTCTTGCGGCCGGCTCGTCCTCCAGGGGGACGAACGGGCCCTGGACGGAAGTAGGGAGATCCCCCTAGGGGCTCGCGGCTTCGGTACGGCGCCCGCCGCTGAACGCGGGCCTCTCCCCTGGCGGCGCGCGGGATGAGAGGCTGTGCCCGGCAGAGATAGATGCATAGGGAAGGGATCTCGATGGGCGGGGGCGGGGGCGGGGACAC
The Streptomyces tirandamycinicus DNA segment above includes these coding regions:
- a CDS encoding ABC transporter ATP-binding protein, which produces MTTAVTIPGHGDTGGRTAVAARARQVVKAYGSGETRVVALDHVDVDIMRGQFTAIMGPSGSGKSTLMHCLAGLDTVTSGEIHLDETEITRLKDGKLTRLRRDRIGFIFQAFNLLPTLNALENITLPMDIAGRTPDTAWLNRVVETVGLADRLKHRPSQLSGGQQQRVAVARALAARPDIIFGDEPTGNLDSRSGAEVLGFLRRSVDELAQTIVMVTHDPVAASYADRVLYLADGRIVDEMLDPTAEQVLDRMKDFDARGRTS